The Sphingomonas sanxanigenens DSM 19645 = NX02 genome includes a region encoding these proteins:
- the nagZ gene encoding beta-N-acetylhexosaminidase, which translates to MKPVIFGLAGDTLTADERALFTDAHAAGYILFKRNIVDRAQLRALTDSLRDLHGRADLPILIDQEGGRVARMQPPEWPAFPPQGRFDALYDVSPLAAIEAARVNAQAIALMLAECGITVDALPLLDVRRPEGSPVIGDRGLGAEPMRVAALGRAVIDGLRRGGVVGIVKHMPGHGRALVDSHLTLPVVDAPEDALAEDLAPFARLADAPMGMTAHVVYTAWDAERCATVSPTVIGDVIRGRIGFDGFLMSDDIDMKALAGTPAQKACAAVAAGCDVALDCWGRFDEMVAIAEALPEMADESAARLARAMATVAGGAAGDFAALVAKRDALLAAA; encoded by the coding sequence ATGAAGCCAGTCATCTTCGGCCTCGCCGGCGACACCCTTACCGCGGACGAGCGTGCGCTGTTCACCGATGCGCACGCCGCCGGCTATATCCTCTTCAAGCGCAACATCGTCGACCGCGCGCAGCTCCGCGCGCTCACCGACAGCCTGCGCGATCTCCATGGCCGCGCCGATCTGCCGATCCTGATCGACCAGGAAGGCGGCCGCGTCGCGCGGATGCAGCCGCCCGAATGGCCCGCTTTCCCGCCGCAGGGGCGCTTCGATGCGCTCTACGATGTCTCACCGCTGGCGGCGATCGAGGCGGCGCGGGTCAATGCGCAGGCGATCGCGCTGATGCTCGCCGAATGCGGCATCACCGTCGATGCGCTGCCCCTGCTGGACGTGCGCCGGCCCGAGGGCAGCCCTGTGATCGGCGACCGTGGCCTGGGCGCGGAGCCGATGCGCGTTGCGGCGCTCGGCCGCGCGGTGATCGACGGGCTCCGGCGCGGCGGCGTCGTCGGCATCGTCAAGCATATGCCCGGGCACGGTCGCGCGCTGGTCGACAGCCATCTGACGCTGCCGGTGGTCGACGCGCCGGAAGATGCGCTGGCGGAGGATCTGGCGCCGTTCGCGCGGCTGGCGGACGCGCCGATGGGGATGACCGCGCATGTCGTCTACACCGCCTGGGATGCCGAGCGCTGCGCGACAGTGTCGCCCACCGTCATCGGCGACGTCATCCGCGGCCGCATCGGCTTCGACGGTTTCCTGATGAGCGACGATATCGACATGAAGGCGCTCGCCGGCACGCCCGCGCAAAAGGCCTGTGCGGCGGTCGCGGCCGGCTGCGATGTCGCGCTCGACTGCTGGGGACGGTTCGACGAGATGGTCGCGATTGCCGAGGCGCTGCCCGAAATGGCGGACGAATCGGCGGCTCGGCTCGCGCGCGCAATGGCCACCGTGGCGGGCGGCGCGGCCGGGGATTTCGCGGCGTTGGTCGCCAAGCGGGACGCGTTGCTGGCGGCGGCATAG
- the phaR gene encoding polyhydroxyalkanoate synthesis repressor PhaR: MSKAAAARASGESDVVIIKKYANRRLYNTETSSYITLDHLAAMTREGREFKVVDAKNDEDITHNVLTQIIMEEESRGQNMLPVSFLRQLISMYGDSMQAMVPQYLEASMEAFRRNQEQFRSAMEGAFGGGPFADLAKRNMAMFEAATSAFSPKRGGAAPTGAGAAEAKDGEIDALKAQLASLQAQIEKLGR, from the coding sequence ATGTCCAAAGCCGCCGCTGCCCGCGCTTCGGGCGAGTCGGATGTCGTCATCATCAAGAAGTACGCCAATCGTCGCCTCTACAATACCGAGACGTCCAGCTACATCACCCTCGATCATCTCGCGGCGATGACCCGTGAGGGCCGGGAATTCAAGGTGGTGGACGCCAAGAATGACGAGGATATCACGCATAATGTCCTCACCCAGATCATCATGGAAGAGGAATCGCGGGGGCAGAACATGCTGCCCGTCAGCTTTCTCCGCCAGCTGATCTCGATGTATGGCGATTCGATGCAGGCGATGGTGCCGCAATATCTGGAAGCCTCGATGGAGGCGTTCCGCCGCAACCAGGAACAGTTCCGCAGCGCAATGGAAGGCGCGTTCGGGGGCGGCCCGTTCGCGGACCTCGCCAAGCGCAACATGGCGATGTTCGAGGCCGCGACCAGCGCCTTCTCTCCCAAGCGCGGCGGTGCCGCGCCCACGGGCGCTGGTGCCGCTGAGGCCAAGGATGGCGAGATCGACGCGCTGAAGGCGCAACTCGCCAGCCTGCAGGCGCAGATCGAGAAGCTCGGCCGCTGA
- a CDS encoding twin-arginine translocase TatA/TatE family subunit → MGGLSLWHWLVVGVVILLLFGKGRFSDMMSDVAKGLKSFKKGLSEEDEAAKPTQIEGRPAGEFAADREREPLKRDA, encoded by the coding sequence ATGGGTGGTCTGAGCCTCTGGCATTGGCTCGTCGTTGGCGTCGTGATCCTGCTGCTGTTCGGCAAGGGGCGCTTCTCCGACATGATGAGTGACGTCGCCAAGGGCCTCAAGAGCTTCAAGAAGGGGCTCTCCGAGGAAGATGAAGCGGCCAAGCCGACCCAGATCGAAGGCCGTCCGGCGGGCGAGTTCGCCGCGGACCGCGAGCGTGAGCCGCTGAAGCGCGACGCCTGA
- the tatC gene encoding twin-arginine translocase subunit TatC, producing MKDIDESRAPLLDHLIELRRRLLWCVGAFAIGFALCLYFAEPIFAVLVQPLLRAGQGKLIYTDIFEAFFVNVKVAFFAAIMLAFPVIATQLWRFVAPGLYANEKRAFLPFLLMTPILFAMGASLAYFFAIPVALHFLLGGFEGTVGGVEREALPAIGNYLNFITKFLFGFGVSFLLPVVLMLLERAGIVTRAQLVSGRRYAIVGAFAIAAVLTPPDIVSQLLLAIPLMLLYEFALIAIWFTERRRVRAEAVGDA from the coding sequence ATGAAGGACATCGACGAAAGCCGCGCTCCGCTGCTCGACCATCTGATCGAGCTGCGCAGGCGCCTTCTCTGGTGCGTCGGTGCCTTCGCCATCGGTTTCGCGCTGTGCCTCTATTTCGCCGAGCCGATCTTCGCGGTGCTGGTGCAGCCGCTGCTGAGGGCGGGGCAGGGCAAGCTGATCTACACGGACATTTTCGAGGCCTTCTTCGTCAATGTGAAGGTGGCGTTCTTCGCCGCCATCATGCTCGCCTTCCCGGTAATCGCCACGCAGCTCTGGCGCTTCGTCGCGCCCGGCCTCTACGCGAACGAGAAGCGCGCCTTCCTGCCCTTCCTTCTGATGACGCCGATCCTGTTCGCGATGGGCGCGTCGCTCGCCTATTTCTTCGCGATCCCGGTCGCGCTGCACTTCCTGCTGGGCGGGTTCGAGGGCACGGTCGGCGGGGTCGAGCGCGAGGCGCTGCCGGCGATCGGCAATTATCTGAACTTCATCACCAAATTCCTGTTCGGCTTCGGCGTGAGCTTCTTGCTGCCGGTGGTGCTGATGCTCCTGGAACGCGCCGGCATCGTCACCCGCGCGCAACTCGTCAGCGGCCGGCGCTATGCGATCGTCGGCGCCTTCGCGATCGCCGCGGTGCTGACGCCGCCCGATATCGTGTCGCAGCTGCTGCTCGCGATCCCGCTGATGCTGCTCTATGAGTTCGCGCTGATCGCGATCTGGTTCACCGAACGTCGCCGCGTGCGCGCCGAGGCGGTCGGCGACGCATGA
- a CDS encoding Smr/MutS family protein, which yields MSGRRLDAEERALWARVTQSVRPIDPRRARPAIPAVPEAEPAPARRAAPPPARPPAPAVKPVAPPPRPGTTLDAGWDKRLRQGSVAPDRVIDLHGYTVADAHDRLQQGLEEAIASGARLVLLIAGKPRPVVRGGPGVAARGTIRAKLLDWLEVSRHAGAIAAIRAAHPRHGGAGALYLVLRRPKEDRRR from the coding sequence GTGAGCGGCCGGCGGCTGGACGCCGAGGAACGCGCGCTGTGGGCGCGCGTCACCCAGTCGGTCCGCCCCATCGATCCCCGCCGTGCCCGGCCCGCCATCCCTGCGGTGCCCGAGGCCGAACCCGCCCCCGCGCGCCGCGCCGCGCCGCCACCTGCCCGACCGCCCGCGCCGGCCGTCAAGCCGGTCGCTCCGCCGCCACGACCCGGCACCACGCTCGATGCCGGCTGGGACAAGCGGCTGCGCCAGGGCAGCGTCGCGCCCGACCGGGTGATCGACCTGCATGGCTATACCGTGGCGGATGCGCATGACCGGCTCCAGCAGGGGCTCGAGGAAGCGATCGCCAGCGGTGCGCGGCTGGTGCTGCTGATCGCGGGCAAGCCGCGGCCGGTGGTGCGGGGCGGACCGGGCGTCGCCGCGCGCGGCACGATCCGCGCCAAGCTGCTCGACTGGCTGGAGGTCTCCCGCCACGCCGGCGCCATCGCCGCCATCCGCGCCGCGCATCCCAGGCATGGCGGCGCGGGCGCGCTCTATCTGGTGCTGCGCCGGCCGAAGGAAGATCGGCGGCGCTAG
- a CDS encoding alpha/beta fold hydrolase, with amino-acid sequence MLDYGGSGPPVVFIPSLINPAHILDIAPHNSMLRWLSAHGIRPLLVDWGTPTPAESGRDIAGHVEDLLVPLIAALGERPALVGYCLGGTMAVAAATMLRPRGLALIAAPWRFAGFPERSREEMSALWSDVHDAADAMGLLPIEVLQAAFWRLDPDRVMQKFAGFAELDPASDAARAFVTLEDWANAGAPLTWAAGRDLFDDLIYADLPGRGRWRVGGAFVDPSGIDAPILDIVSTCDRIVPAATALGRGTTRLLNTGHVGMVVGRRAREQLWHPLLQWLSQLPASC; translated from the coding sequence TTGCTCGACTATGGCGGCAGCGGGCCGCCGGTGGTCTTCATTCCATCACTGATCAATCCCGCCCATATCCTCGACATCGCGCCGCACAATTCAATGTTGCGCTGGCTGAGCGCGCACGGAATCCGTCCTCTGCTGGTCGATTGGGGCACGCCGACCCCGGCAGAATCGGGCCGCGATATCGCAGGCCACGTCGAGGATCTGCTGGTGCCGCTCATCGCCGCGCTGGGCGAGCGCCCGGCATTGGTCGGCTATTGCCTGGGCGGAACGATGGCGGTCGCCGCGGCGACGATGCTGCGTCCCCGCGGGCTGGCGCTGATCGCCGCGCCGTGGCGATTCGCCGGCTTCCCCGAACGGAGCCGCGAGGAGATGTCGGCCCTGTGGTCCGACGTGCATGACGCGGCGGACGCGATGGGGCTCCTGCCGATCGAGGTGTTGCAGGCCGCGTTCTGGCGGCTCGATCCCGATCGGGTGATGCAGAAATTCGCCGGATTCGCCGAACTGGACCCCGCGAGCGATGCCGCGCGCGCATTCGTCACGCTCGAGGATTGGGCGAACGCCGGCGCCCCGCTCACCTGGGCGGCGGGGCGCGACCTGTTCGACGACCTGATCTATGCCGATCTGCCCGGCCGCGGCCGCTGGCGGGTCGGCGGTGCGTTCGTCGATCCGTCCGGAATCGATGCGCCGATTCTGGACATCGTCTCCACCTGCGACCGGATCGTGCCCGCCGCCACCGCGCTCGGGCGGGGCACGACGCGGCTGCTCAATACCGGCCATGTCGGGATGGTGGTGGGGCGGCGCGCGCGCGAGCAGCTTTGGCATCCGCTGCTGCAGTGGCTTTCGCAGCTACCGGCTAGCTGTTAG
- the tatB gene encoding Sec-independent protein translocase protein TatB, producing MFDVAPTELLLVAFVALIVIGPKDLPKAMRVVGYWVGRARGVARQFRSGFDAMVREAELEEMEKKWKDENERIMREHAAATSFPELDDTAPRPLALTADPVPDAPSLEKGASLEKGPSLEKGPSLEKAGDSAQAGADPAPEPAVPEPEPAAESSDATPPPAAAPEERPYWLDKRA from the coding sequence ATGTTCGACGTCGCTCCCACTGAACTCCTCCTCGTCGCGTTCGTCGCGCTGATCGTGATCGGTCCCAAGGATCTGCCCAAGGCGATGCGGGTAGTCGGCTATTGGGTCGGCCGCGCGCGCGGCGTCGCGCGCCAGTTCCGCTCTGGGTTCGATGCGATGGTGCGCGAGGCCGAGCTGGAAGAGATGGAAAAGAAGTGGAAGGACGAAAATGAGCGGATCATGCGCGAGCATGCCGCCGCAACCTCCTTCCCCGAGTTGGACGACACCGCGCCGCGGCCGCTGGCATTGACCGCGGATCCGGTGCCCGACGCACCGTCGCTGGAAAAGGGGGCGTCGCTGGAAAAGGGGCCCTCGCTCGAAAAGGGGCCCTCGCTCGAAAAGGCAGGGGATAGTGCCCAGGCCGGCGCGGATCCGGCGCCTGAGCCGGCCGTACCCGAACCCGAACCCGCTGCGGAGTCCTCCGACGCGACGCCCCCGCCGGCTGCAGCCCCCGAAGAACGCCCGTATTGGCTCGACAAGCGCGCATGA
- a CDS encoding segregation and condensation protein A — MAQQDDSFDFGEMPPRAEPPAEDRLTIDIDGWEGPLDLLLALARTQKVDLREISILALVEQYLVFINQAKALKLEIAADYLVMAAWLAYLKSCLLLPKDAEADPSPEELALRLQLRLQRLDAMREAGARLLARDRLGRDVFLRGAPEGLRTVRRLAWDADLFELIRAYGMIKARTAPVVHMVSRRPVMTLEQALLRIESLLGVRIEWSELQSFVPDSPDPEYRRSALASSFLAVLELARLGKLDLQQDGAFAPLMVKAA; from the coding sequence ATGGCGCAACAGGACGATTCCTTCGACTTCGGCGAAATGCCGCCCCGCGCCGAGCCGCCGGCGGAAGATCGCCTCACGATCGACATCGATGGCTGGGAAGGCCCGCTCGATCTGTTGCTGGCGCTCGCGCGCACGCAGAAGGTGGATCTGCGCGAAATCTCGATCCTGGCGCTGGTCGAGCAATATCTGGTCTTCATCAACCAGGCCAAGGCGCTCAAGCTGGAGATTGCCGCCGACTATCTGGTGATGGCGGCGTGGCTGGCCTATCTCAAATCCTGCCTGCTGCTGCCCAAGGATGCCGAGGCGGATCCCAGCCCCGAGGAACTGGCGCTGCGGTTGCAGCTGCGGCTCCAGCGTCTCGACGCGATGCGGGAGGCGGGCGCGCGGCTGCTCGCGCGCGACCGCCTGGGCCGCGACGTTTTCCTGCGCGGTGCGCCCGAAGGGCTGCGCACCGTCCGCCGGCTCGCCTGGGATGCCGATCTGTTCGAACTGATCCGCGCCTATGGCATGATCAAGGCGCGGACCGCGCCCGTCGTCCACATGGTCTCGCGCCGCCCGGTAATGACGCTGGAGCAGGCGTTGCTGCGGATCGAATCGCTGCTCGGGGTCCGCATCGAATGGTCCGAGCTGCAAAGCTTCGTCCCCGACAGCCCGGACCCCGAATATCGTCGTTCCGCGCTCGCTTCGAGCTTCCTCGCCGTCCTCGAACTCGCGCGCCTCGGCAAGCTCGACCTGCAGCAGGACGGCGCCTTCGCGCCGCTGATGGTGAAGGCGGCGTGA
- a CDS encoding entericidin A/B family lipoprotein: protein MVAGALLVSACNTVEGAGRDVQSAGQAVEDAAD from the coding sequence ATGGTGGCCGGCGCGCTGCTGGTCAGCGCCTGCAATACGGTTGAGGGCGCCGGCCGCGACGTCCAGTCGGCCGGCCAGGCAGTGGAAGACGCTGCCGATTGA
- a CDS encoding alanine racemase: protein MFQTPPAPLRLRLDSAALTANWRWLAERSGAARCGAAVKADGYGLGAAGVVERLAAAGCRDFFVATWGEAVQIADAAAGLSVAVLHGVRDEDMATARAMPVRPVLATPEQVRRWRDAGGGACDVMVDTGMNRLGVSAADIAAGLLDGLAIDTLMSHLACADEDVPLNAAQRSVFAALAGRTAARRLSLANSAGICLGADYAFDLTRPGLALYGGVPRGEAAGAIRQVVTPEAQILQRRRIGPGDPVGYNSTFVADRPMELAVVNLGYADGYLRGFSGTGAARAGDARLPVIGRVSMDLTTFCVDDAPELAEGDWLAIDFDLPTAAAQSGQSQYELLTVLGRRYRRLWG, encoded by the coding sequence GTGTTCCAGACGCCTCCCGCACCGCTCCGTCTCCGCCTCGATTCCGCAGCGCTCACCGCCAATTGGCGATGGCTGGCCGAGAGGAGCGGGGCGGCGCGCTGCGGTGCGGCGGTGAAGGCAGACGGTTACGGCCTGGGTGCCGCCGGCGTCGTCGAGCGGCTCGCGGCGGCGGGCTGCCGGGATTTCTTCGTGGCGACCTGGGGAGAGGCGGTGCAGATCGCCGATGCTGCCGCCGGGCTGTCGGTCGCGGTTCTGCATGGCGTGCGGGACGAGGATATGGCGACCGCGCGCGCGATGCCCGTACGCCCCGTGCTCGCCACGCCCGAACAGGTGCGGCGCTGGCGCGACGCGGGCGGTGGCGCGTGCGACGTGATGGTCGATACCGGGATGAACCGGCTGGGCGTGTCGGCTGCGGATATCGCGGCCGGGCTGCTCGACGGCCTCGCCATCGACACGCTGATGAGCCATCTCGCCTGCGCCGATGAAGACGTGCCGCTGAATGCTGCGCAGCGAAGCGTCTTCGCTGCGCTCGCCGGGCGCACCGCCGCCAGGCGGCTGAGCCTCGCCAATTCGGCCGGCATCTGCCTGGGGGCGGACTATGCGTTCGATCTCACCCGGCCCGGCCTCGCGCTCTATGGCGGCGTGCCGCGCGGCGAGGCGGCGGGCGCGATCCGCCAGGTGGTGACGCCCGAGGCGCAGATCCTGCAGCGGCGGCGCATCGGCCCCGGCGATCCGGTGGGCTATAATTCCACGTTCGTGGCGGACCGGCCGATGGAACTGGCGGTGGTCAATCTCGGCTATGCCGATGGCTATCTGCGCGGCTTCTCGGGGACCGGCGCGGCGCGCGCGGGCGATGCGCGGCTGCCTGTCATCGGCCGCGTCTCGATGGATCTCACCACCTTCTGCGTCGATGACGCGCCGGAGCTTGCCGAGGGTGACTGGCTGGCGATCGACTTCGACCTGCCGACCGCGGCCGCGCAGTCCGGCCAGTCGCAATATGAACTGCTGACGGTGCTCGGCCGGCGCTATCGGCGGCTGTGGGGGTAG
- a CDS encoding phospholipase D-like domain-containing protein, with protein sequence MTGVAAPFIDAANAMRVEGPECPPFPVRDGCAVEPLVEAAEMYPAMERLVLDARKSVWLAFRVFDPDTRTRSAEAKARGLADWTALIIDAVQRGVSVRVMIADFEPVMADYLHAGSWASFRRLRDAAAPLDAAIATRLEIMIVMHEGELGWVWRQALRLAVGARARKVVAKLLDGDAADGGLSVRPGLWRYVLWRSGKPARIRAVPQLPRLWPATYHQKFAVIDGTTAVAGGLDLDERRWDDRRHRQRADQTWHDVSAIVRGPAVADAARHFATLWNAELPRYRAVVAEWSNGTGETLQLDPLTDAVELPPPAPGGQARVQFLRTRSRLSTSPVAFGPRAHVRELKAAHRSMIIGARRQLYIEAQFFRSAVAARWVVQALRASPGLEVIILVANVPEEIAFEGQGDNPAHRHGEYLQARALKRVVRAGGRDRVGLFTLAKREAVRRDEEDFVEDRGTAFGSGLIHIHAKLLIADGESCLLSSANINGRSFEWDTEFGLLWAHDDAGIAAFRDHLWRQLFAGHLDGSATLDDWRRAALANVDATPETRKGFVVPYQIGRARRFGRPYWFVPDDLV encoded by the coding sequence ATGACGGGCGTGGCCGCGCCGTTCATCGACGCGGCGAACGCGATGCGGGTCGAAGGGCCGGAATGCCCGCCCTTTCCGGTGCGGGACGGTTGCGCGGTTGAGCCGCTGGTCGAGGCGGCGGAGATGTATCCGGCGATGGAACGGCTGGTGCTCGACGCGCGCAAGAGCGTGTGGCTGGCGTTTCGCGTATTCGATCCCGATACGCGCACGCGTTCGGCGGAAGCGAAGGCGCGGGGCCTGGCCGACTGGACGGCGCTGATCATCGATGCCGTGCAGCGCGGCGTTTCGGTGCGCGTGATGATCGCCGATTTCGAACCGGTGATGGCCGACTATCTCCACGCCGGATCCTGGGCGAGCTTCCGCCGGCTGCGCGATGCGGCGGCACCGCTCGACGCCGCGATCGCCACGCGGCTCGAGATCATGATCGTGATGCACGAGGGGGAACTCGGCTGGGTGTGGCGGCAGGCGCTGCGGCTGGCGGTGGGTGCGCGCGCGCGCAAGGTGGTGGCGAAGCTGCTCGATGGCGATGCCGCCGATGGCGGGCTCAGCGTACGGCCCGGGCTGTGGCGATACGTGTTGTGGCGTTCGGGCAAGCCGGCGCGGATCCGCGCGGTGCCGCAACTGCCCCGGCTGTGGCCGGCGACCTACCATCAGAAATTCGCGGTGATCGACGGCACGACCGCGGTCGCCGGCGGTCTCGATCTCGACGAGCGCCGCTGGGACGATCGTCGCCACCGCCAGCGCGCCGACCAGACCTGGCACGATGTGTCGGCGATCGTGCGCGGACCCGCCGTGGCCGATGCCGCGCGCCATTTCGCGACCTTGTGGAACGCCGAACTGCCGCGCTACCGCGCCGTCGTCGCCGAATGGTCGAACGGCACGGGAGAGACGCTGCAGCTCGATCCGCTGACCGATGCGGTGGAATTGCCGCCGCCGGCGCCGGGCGGCCAGGCGCGCGTGCAGTTCCTCCGCACGCGTTCGCGCCTTTCGACCTCGCCGGTCGCGTTCGGCCCGCGGGCACATGTGCGCGAACTGAAGGCGGCGCATCGCAGCATGATCATCGGCGCGCGCCGGCAGCTCTACATCGAGGCGCAATTCTTCCGTTCGGCCGTGGCGGCGCGCTGGGTGGTACAGGCGTTGCGCGCCTCTCCCGGACTCGAAGTGATCATCCTCGTCGCCAACGTGCCCGAGGAAATCGCGTTCGAGGGGCAGGGCGACAATCCCGCGCACCGCCATGGCGAATATCTCCAGGCCCGCGCGCTCAAGCGCGTCGTGCGCGCTGGCGGCCGCGATCGGGTGGGGCTGTTCACGCTCGCCAAGCGTGAGGCCGTGCGCCGTGACGAGGAAGATTTCGTCGAGGATCGCGGCACCGCATTCGGTTCGGGGCTGATCCACATCCATGCCAAGCTGCTGATCGCCGACGGCGAAAGCTGCCTGCTCTCGTCCGCGAACATCAACGGCCGCAGTTTCGAGTGGGATACCGAGTTCGGACTGTTGTGGGCGCATGACGATGCCGGCATCGCTGCCTTTCGCGACCACCTGTGGCGGCAATTGTTCGCAGGCCATCTCGATGGCAGCGCGACGCTCGACGACTGGCGACGCGCGGCGCTCGCCAATGTCGACGCCACGCCCGAGACGCGCAAGGGGTTCGTCGTGCCCTACCAGATCGGCCGCGCGCGCCGCTTCGGCAGGCCCTACTGGTTCGTACCCGACGATCTGGTGTGA
- the scpB gene encoding SMC-Scp complex subunit ScpB, with the protein MSATPDDDAFIAIDRAVEAVLFAASEPLTTGDIAFYLGEGLDIRSVLRRLAARYAGRGFELVERGGRWHFQTAGDLAHVLRREREEPRRLSRAGVETLAIIAYHEPVSRAEIEAIRGVQTAKGTLDVLMEAGWIRPAGRRESPGRPLTYATTAAFLSHFGLKSRRDLPGIDDLKAAGLLDPLDLALESRELESPDDSD; encoded by the coding sequence CTGTCGGCAACGCCGGACGACGATGCGTTCATCGCGATCGACCGGGCGGTCGAGGCGGTGCTGTTCGCCGCGTCCGAGCCGCTGACCACCGGAGACATCGCCTTCTATCTGGGCGAGGGGCTGGATATCCGCTCGGTACTCAGGCGACTCGCTGCCCGCTATGCCGGGCGCGGCTTCGAACTGGTCGAGCGCGGCGGGCGCTGGCATTTCCAGACGGCCGGCGATCTCGCGCATGTGCTGCGCCGCGAGCGGGAGGAACCGCGTCGCCTCAGCCGCGCCGGCGTCGAGACGCTGGCGATCATCGCCTATCACGAACCCGTCAGCCGCGCCGAGATCGAGGCGATTCGCGGCGTGCAGACCGCCAAGGGCACGCTCGACGTGCTGATGGAGGCGGGGTGGATCCGTCCGGCGGGGCGGCGGGAATCGCCCGGCCGACCGCTGACTTATGCGACGACCGCAGCGTTCCTGTCACATTTCGGGCTCAAGAGCCGACGCGACCTTCCCGGGATCGACGATCTGAAGGCGGCGGGGCTGCTCGACCCGCTCGATCTGGCGCTCGAATCGCGGGAACTGGAAAGTCCGGACGACAGCGACTAG
- a CDS encoding acetyl-CoA C-acetyltransferase has protein sequence MPDIVITAAKRTPVGSFLGAFGAVPAHELGRVAIVAALEQAGVAPEEVSEVILGQVLTAAQGQNPARQASMAAGIPKEVPAWGVNQVCGSGLRAVALGVQAIANGDATIIVAGGQESMSLSNHAQALRAGQKMGAVSLVDTMIVDGLTDAFNNYHMGITAENVAEQCQVTREQQDAFAVRSQTLASAARAAGRFKDEIAPVTVKGRKGDTVVENDEYIRDNASIETMSGLRPAFKKDGSVTAANASGLNDGAAALVLMTREEAEKRGAKVLARIASWASAGVDPAIMGLGPVPATKRALEKAGWTVGDLDLIEANEAFAAQALAVGKELGLDPDKVNVNGGAIAIGHPIGASGARVLTTLLYEMEKRDAKKGLATLCIGGGMGIAMCVER, from the coding sequence ATGCCCGACATCGTCATTACCGCCGCCAAGCGCACGCCCGTGGGAAGTTTCCTCGGTGCGTTCGGCGCGGTCCCTGCGCACGAGCTGGGTCGCGTCGCGATCGTCGCGGCGCTGGAACAGGCGGGTGTGGCGCCAGAAGAGGTCTCCGAAGTGATTCTCGGCCAGGTGCTCACCGCCGCGCAGGGTCAGAACCCGGCGCGCCAGGCCTCGATGGCGGCCGGCATTCCCAAGGAAGTCCCCGCCTGGGGCGTCAACCAGGTCTGCGGTTCGGGCCTGCGCGCGGTCGCGCTCGGGGTGCAGGCGATCGCGAACGGCGATGCCACGATCATCGTCGCCGGCGGCCAGGAGAGCATGTCGCTGTCCAACCATGCGCAGGCGCTGCGCGCCGGCCAGAAGATGGGTGCCGTCAGCCTCGTCGACACGATGATCGTCGATGGCCTGACCGACGCCTTCAACAATTACCACATGGGCATCACCGCCGAGAATGTCGCCGAGCAGTGCCAGGTGACGCGCGAACAGCAGGATGCGTTCGCCGTCCGCTCGCAGACCCTCGCGTCGGCGGCGCGCGCCGCGGGCCGCTTCAAGGATGAGATCGCGCCGGTGACGGTGAAGGGCCGCAAGGGCGACACCGTGGTCGAGAATGACGAATATATCCGCGACAACGCCTCGATCGAGACGATGTCGGGCCTGCGGCCGGCGTTCAAGAAGGACGGTTCGGTGACCGCCGCCAACGCCAGTGGCCTCAACGACGGCGCTGCGGCGCTGGTGCTGATGACCCGCGAGGAGGCCGAGAAGCGCGGCGCCAAGGTGCTCGCGCGCATCGCCAGCTGGGCATCGGCCGGCGTCGATCCGGCGATCATGGGCCTCGGCCCCGTGCCCGCCACCAAGCGCGCGCTGGAAAAGGCCGGCTGGACGGTCGGCGATCTCGACCTGATCGAAGCCAACGAAGCCTTCGCCGCGCAGGCGCTGGCAGTCGGCAAGGAACTCGGCCTCGATCCCGACAAGGTCAACGTCAATGGCGGCGCGATCGCCATCGGCCACCCGATCGGCGCCTCGGGCGCACGCGTGCTGACGACGCTGCTTTACGAAATGGAAAAGCGCGACGCGAAGAAGGGCCTCGCCACTTTGTGCATCGGCGGCGGCATGGGCATCGCCATGTGCGTGGAGCGCTGA